From the genome of uncultured Methanobacterium sp.:
CCCAACAGAACATTGTAGTACTGCTAAAGTCCACCACTATTACATATTATTATCAAAGTCAAAGAATCAGGAACATACCCCACAAAACGTAAGTTTCGAGAAGTTACAGGTATGTGTTGAATTATTAACAGTTTTCTTTCATTTCCTATTTTTAACATATACTTTTTAATAAAAACTACAAATATTATACTATGACAGATCGTTGTAGAAGTCATTTTATAAATTTGTTAATAATATGAGGGGGGAATGAAATGGAAACTTATTGGTATCTTATTGCTGGAATTATCTTGGGTCTTATTGGACAACTAATTAGAGTAGTTGTAGGTGTAAAAAAACAATATGATTCAACTGTAAATCCGACTGCATCAAGTGCTACAACAACAAAGGCTATTTTAAATCCAAATACTAAAAATCCGCAAACAGTAACTAATAAAATTTCTACATTCTGGAATAACAAACAGTTTTTCGTTAGTTTATTTATTGGGGCAGTTGCTGGAGCTTTAGCATCACTCTTTCTTTCTGAAACTGGCATGCTTATGAATGCAGAGTTTTATCTTGCTGTAATTGCTGCTGGTTATGCAGGTACAGATTTTATAGAGGGACTTGTAAGGACCAAGGCACCAAAAGTCACTACTGAAGAACTTAAA
Proteins encoded in this window:
- a CDS encoding SHOCT domain-containing protein, with the protein product METYWYLIAGIILGLIGQLIRVVVGVKKQYDSTVNPTASSATTTKAILNPNTKNPQTVTNKISTFWNNKQFFVSLFIGAVAGALASLFLSETGMLMNAEFYLAVIAAGYAGTDFIEGLVRTKAPKVTTEELKVVEEEKKKLKTETMANLKELKQFKDDGIITEDEFNEMKEKYIKSLLTSDEEKVREQKISEVLELEK